The sequence GACTACGGCAACCTGACCGGAAAACGTCATGCTCATTGTTATGTCCTCGAAGGGCTAGATGCAGGGGATTTGTAGATTCGCAGCATAGTCATTGAGGTCTGCCGCACGTCAGCACTATCCAATGGCTGTTTATGTACCCATGCACCGCAGTGATAAAACCATGCCAGTGATTATCACTGCACTGGATCGGCGTGCATTCGCCGCGTCAGCCAACCTTGCGCCAATGCCGCTGAGGGTCTATCAACAAGGCTTCATTCCGTTCGAGTGCCTGCCATGACCAACCAGACCAATCGCCAGTTCCTGCTCGCCAAACGCCCGGTGGGTGCGGCCAACCGCGAGACCTTCACCTATCAGGAAGTACCGGTGGGCGAACCGGCAGCGAACCAGATTCTGGTCAAGAACGAATACCTGTCCCTCGACCCGGCCATGCGTGGCTGGATGAACGAAGGCAAGTCCTACATCCCCCCGGTCGGTATCGGCGAAGTCATGCGTGCACTGGGCGTGGGAAAAGTCATCGCCTCGAACAATCCCGGATTTGCCGTCGGCGACTACGTCAACGGTGCCATTGGCGTGCAGGATTACTTCCTCGGCGAGCCAAGAGGTTTCTACAAAGTCGATCCGAAACTGGCACCGCTGCCGGTTTATCTGTCGGCACTGGGCATGACCGGCATGACCGCTTACTTTGCTCTGCTGGATGTCGGCGCACCCAAGGCCGGCGACACTGTTGTCTTGTCCGGTGCGGCGGGCGCAGTGGGCAGCATTGCCGGGCAGATCGCCAAGATCAAAGGTTGCCGTGTGGTTGGCATTGCCGGCGGTGCCGACAAGTGCAAATTCCTCATCGATGAACTGGGATTTGACGGTGCCATCGATTACAAGTCCGAAGATGTCGTGGCGGGACTTAAACGCGAATGCCCGAAAGGTGTGGACGTGTACTTCGACAACGTCGGTGGCGACATCCTCGATGCGGTGTTGAGCCGCTTGAACATGAAGGCGCGCGTAGTGATCTGCGGCGCGATCAGCCAGTACAACAACAAGGAAGCGGTCAAAGGCCCGGCCAACTATCTGTCGCTGCTGGTCAATCGCGCGCGGATGGAAGGTTTTGTGGTGATGGACTATGCCGCGCAATACGCCAGCGCCGCGCAGGAAATGGCCGGCTGGATGGCCAAGGGGCAACTCAAGAGCAAGGAAGATATCGTCGAAGGCCTGGAGACTTTCCCGGAAACGCTGATGAAATTGTTCAGCGGTGAGAACTTCGGCAAGTTGGTGTTGAAGGTTTAAGGCCAGCACAAAAACCAATGTGGGAGCGAGCCTGCTCGCGAAAGCGGTGGTTCAGTCGATACTGACTTCGACTGATACACCCTCTTCGCGAGCAGGCTCGCTCCCACATTTGGATCTTCAGTGTGGCTTAGGCGATTTCGGCGACAACCGACGCCAGCGCCTGTGCCGGATCAGCCGCCTGGCTGATCGGACGGCCGATCACCAGATAGTCGGAACCGGCATCCAGTGCCTGACGCGGGGTCAGAATGCGGCGTTGATCGTCCTGCGCGCTGCCCGCCGGACGAATCCCCGGGGTCACCAGTTGCAGCGACGGATGCGCGGTTTTCAGTGCCGTGGCTTCCAGCGCCGAGCACACCAGACCGTCCATGCCAGCCTTTTCGGCCAGTGCAGCCAGTCGCAGCACTTGTTCCTGCGGTTCGATATCCAGGCCGATACCGGCGAGGTCTTCACGCTCCATGCTGGTCAGCACGGTCACGCCGATCAGCAGCGGTTGCGGGCCGCTACGCTTGTCCAGCTCTTCACGGCAGGCGGCCATCATGCGCATGCCACCGGAGCAATGCACGTTGACCATCCACACGCCCATCTCGGCGGCGGCTTTCACGGCCATCGCGGTGGTGTTGGGAATGTCATGGAATTTCAGGTCGAGGAATACTTCA comes from Pseudomonas sp. RU47 and encodes:
- a CDS encoding NADP-dependent oxidoreductase, whose protein sequence is MTNQTNRQFLLAKRPVGAANRETFTYQEVPVGEPAANQILVKNEYLSLDPAMRGWMNEGKSYIPPVGIGEVMRALGVGKVIASNNPGFAVGDYVNGAIGVQDYFLGEPRGFYKVDPKLAPLPVYLSALGMTGMTAYFALLDVGAPKAGDTVVLSGAAGAVGSIAGQIAKIKGCRVVGIAGGADKCKFLIDELGFDGAIDYKSEDVVAGLKRECPKGVDVYFDNVGGDILDAVLSRLNMKARVVICGAISQYNNKEAVKGPANYLSLLVNRARMEGFVVMDYAAQYASAAQEMAGWMAKGQLKSKEDIVEGLETFPETLMKLFSGENFGKLVLKV
- the pyrF gene encoding orotidine-5'-phosphate decarboxylase → MSACQTPIIVALDFPTRDAALKLADQLDPKLCRVKVGKELFTSCAAEIVGTLRDKGFEVFLDLKFHDIPNTTAMAVKAAAEMGVWMVNVHCSGGMRMMAACREELDKRSGPQPLLIGVTVLTSMEREDLAGIGLDIEPQEQVLRLAALAEKAGMDGLVCSALEATALKTAHPSLQLVTPGIRPAGSAQDDQRRILTPRQALDAGSDYLVIGRPISQAADPAQALASVVAEIA